In Acidobacteriota bacterium, the following proteins share a genomic window:
- a CDS encoding integration host factor subunit beta produces MIKQDIIQRIAEKLDMPKVLAAKAVNGIFDVLIEALKDGERIELRGFGVLMVKNRKTGVGRNPKTGEEVSIPKGKTVRFKPGKNLSSEYMK; encoded by the coding sequence ATGATCAAGCAGGACATCATTCAACGCATCGCCGAAAAGCTGGACATGCCCAAGGTCCTTGCGGCCAAGGCCGTCAACGGGATCTTCGACGTGCTCATCGAGGCGCTGAAGGACGGCGAGCGGATCGAACTGCGCGGTTTCGGTGTGCTGATGGTCAAGAACCGTAAAACCGGCGTCGGGCGAAACCCCAAGACCGGAGAGGAAGTGTCCATTCCCAAGGGGAAGACCGTCCGCTTCAAGCCGGGGAAAAACCTGTCCTCCGAGTACATGAAATAA
- a CDS encoding site-2 protease family protein: MNSPDQEPDGFAGLSREAFFHSGSPFRLLSPSFDRKEWFRLEKRNLRTALALWGVTFLACTYSGLLWYHEFILQSEGQARAAEINQSPWAILHGLPFALGILFILGSHEMGHFLACRHYGMWCTPPFALPFPLPWLPSFGTAGAFIKIKQPFLDRRRLFDVGIAGPLAGFVAAIPVLAAGILLSRPAIPIPAPSGAEGGGGVLYIGDSLLIHLGFSLRFESGVIAAHPLYWAAFFGFLATSLNLLPMGQLDGGHIVYAVFGPRVHRWVTWVAFSALVGVSVLSWPAAGYLFFAGILLALRIYRHPPPLVPGEIPGRLRPALAVAALLILVLTFIPVPFYLE, from the coding sequence TTGAACTCTCCGGATCAGGAACCAGACGGCTTCGCGGGTTTGTCCCGCGAGGCCTTTTTTCATTCGGGCTCGCCCTTCCGCCTGCTGTCCCCCTCCTTCGACCGCAAGGAGTGGTTCCGGCTCGAGAAGCGGAACCTCCGCACGGCGCTCGCCCTGTGGGGGGTCACCTTCCTGGCCTGCACCTATTCCGGCCTGCTCTGGTACCACGAGTTCATCCTCCAGTCCGAAGGCCAGGCCCGGGCGGCGGAAATCAACCAATCCCCCTGGGCGATCCTTCACGGGCTCCCGTTCGCCCTGGGCATCCTCTTCATCCTCGGCAGCCACGAGATGGGCCATTTCCTGGCCTGCCGGCACTACGGCATGTGGTGCACCCCCCCCTTCGCGCTGCCCTTCCCGCTCCCCTGGCTGCCGTCGTTCGGCACGGCGGGGGCCTTCATCAAGATCAAACAGCCCTTCCTGGACCGCCGGCGCCTCTTCGACGTGGGGATCGCAGGCCCCCTGGCCGGCTTCGTCGCCGCCATCCCGGTCCTGGCCGCCGGGATCCTCCTGAGCCGGCCGGCGATCCCGATCCCGGCCCCGTCCGGGGCGGAAGGCGGGGGCGGCGTGCTCTACATCGGGGATTCCCTCCTCATCCACCTGGGGTTCAGCCTGAGGTTCGAGAGCGGCGTCATCGCGGCGCACCCGCTGTACTGGGCCGCGTTCTTCGGGTTCCTGGCCACGAGCCTGAACCTGCTTCCCATGGGGCAGCTGGATGGCGGGCACATCGTCTACGCCGTCTTCGGCCCCCGGGTTCACCGGTGGGTGACCTGGGTCGCCTTTTCCGCCCTGGTGGGGGTCTCGGTGCTCTCGTGGCCGGCCGCGGGATACCTGTTCTTCGCGGGGATTCTCCTGGCCCTCAGGATCTACCGGCACCCGCCGCCGCTCGTGCCGGGAGAAATCCCGGGGCGGCTGAGGCCGGCGCTCGCCGTCGCGGCCCTGCTGATCCTGGTGCTGACGTTCATCCCGGTCCCGTTCTACCTCGAGTGA